One window of the Cytophagia bacterium CHB2 genome contains the following:
- a CDS encoding sugar kinase: protein MSLLVVGSLGLDTVETPFGKATDVIGGTAIYCGVAASYFTGVRMVGVVGEDFPQAEIAFFRQRGIDLDGLEIKPGKSFSWGGRYHLDLNMRDTLFTHLNVFESFQPALPPKYRDTPFVFLGNIGPELQLEVLNQMATTPKLVSLDTMNYWIERTPQQLGEVLKRVDVLLVNDSEARQLASEANLVKAARQIHNMGPKIIIIKKGEHGALMISGGKYFWAPAFPLENVFDPTGAGDTFAGGFMGYLAHAGKISDETLRQAVIYGSTFASFVVEDFSLGRIRHLEQSEISSRFTDFHTMTRFTKPWE, encoded by the coding sequence ATGAGTCTTCTGGTCGTGGGATCGCTTGGGCTGGATACGGTGGAGACGCCATTCGGCAAAGCCACGGATGTCATCGGCGGCACGGCAATTTATTGCGGCGTGGCGGCGAGTTATTTTACCGGTGTGCGCATGGTCGGCGTGGTCGGCGAAGATTTTCCGCAAGCCGAAATTGCATTCTTCCGGCAACGCGGCATTGACCTTGACGGCCTGGAAATCAAACCCGGCAAAAGCTTCAGTTGGGGCGGCCGCTATCATCTCGATCTGAACATGCGAGATACCTTGTTCACGCACTTGAACGTATTCGAGTCGTTTCAGCCGGCGTTGCCGCCCAAATATCGCGATACCCCGTTCGTCTTTCTCGGCAACATTGGGCCGGAACTTCAGCTCGAAGTGTTGAATCAAATGGCGACGACTCCCAAGCTGGTTTCGCTTGACACCATGAACTATTGGATCGAACGCACGCCGCAACAACTCGGGGAAGTGTTAAAACGCGTCGACGTGCTGCTGGTCAATGATTCGGAGGCGCGCCAGCTTGCCTCGGAAGCGAATCTCGTCAAAGCCGCGCGCCAGATTCACAACATGGGGCCGAAGATCATCATCATCAAAAAAGGCGAACACGGCGCGCTCATGATTTCCGGCGGAAAATATTTTTGGGCGCCGGCGTTTCCGCTCGAAAATGTGTTTGATCCGACGGGCGCGGGCGATACCTTTGCCGGCGGGTTTATGGGATATTTGGCGCACGCCGGAAAAATCAGCGATGAAACGCTGCGGCAGGCCGTCATTTACGGCAGCACGTTCGCCAGTTTTGTGGTGGAAGATTTCAGCCTGGGGCGCATTCGCCATCTTGAGCAATCGGAAATCAGCTCGCGCTTCACAGACTTTCACACCATGACGCGCTTTACCAAGCCGTGGGAATGA
- the waaF gene encoding lipopolysaccharide heptosyltransferase II: MLGDGLAVASGILGRRPSRLGRGSLRNLRVAAMRNRHKAVKDPGKILILRLSSIGDIVLTSPLMRVLRRRFPRAAIDFVVKADFAPLLEHNPNIDTVHVIEPAAGLTGLWHLGQTLRNARYDIAIDLHKNFRSRFLVHACRARRVLRYQKHVWRRGLYVKLKLNTMRQAMPIYQRYLAAAAELNVADDGAGTELFWAQEHEQEAERAAQQHGISRGQALLAVAPGAGYFTKRWPAEYFAELAVQLAKHYSDFALVILGGPQDAEAGRAITNAVAGGKVIDLTGCCSLLASAVFIKRSRLLVANDSGLMHIAEAVKTPVLMLAGSTTRELGFFPQRAHSRVLENQTLACRPCSHLGYDACPAGHFRCMRELTPALVLAELQHMLRLARSAEELHDC; this comes from the coding sequence ATGCTCGGCGACGGCTTGGCCGTCGCCTCAGGTATTTTGGGGAGAAGGCCGTCACGGCTTGGCCGGGGCTCACTCCGGAACTTGCGTGTTGCGGCAATGCGAAATCGGCATAAAGCCGTGAAAGACCCCGGCAAAATTTTGATTTTGCGCTTGAGTTCGATTGGCGATATCGTGCTGACTTCGCCGTTGATGCGCGTCTTGCGCCGGCGCTTCCCGCGCGCCGCCATCGATTTCGTGGTGAAGGCTGATTTTGCGCCGTTGCTGGAACATAACCCGAACATCGACACCGTGCATGTGATCGAACCGGCAGCGGGACTGACTGGGTTGTGGCATTTGGGCCAAACCCTGCGCAACGCGCGCTATGACATTGCCATCGATCTACACAAGAATTTTCGGTCGCGCTTTTTGGTTCATGCCTGCCGGGCCCGGCGTGTATTGCGCTATCAAAAACATGTATGGCGGCGCGGGCTTTACGTCAAGCTCAAGCTGAACACGATGCGGCAGGCCATGCCGATCTATCAACGCTATCTGGCCGCGGCCGCGGAATTGAATGTGGCCGATGATGGCGCCGGCACGGAGTTGTTTTGGGCGCAGGAACATGAACAAGAAGCCGAACGCGCCGCGCAGCAGCATGGAATTTCTCGTGGGCAAGCGCTGCTCGCCGTGGCGCCCGGCGCAGGTTATTTCACCAAACGCTGGCCGGCGGAATATTTTGCAGAGTTGGCGGTACAACTTGCGAAACACTATTCTGATTTTGCCCTCGTGATTTTGGGCGGGCCGCAAGATGCTGAGGCCGGTCGCGCCATCACCAACGCCGTTGCCGGCGGCAAGGTGATCGATCTCACCGGCTGTTGTTCCTTGCTGGCCTCAGCGGTGTTCATCAAGCGCAGCCGCTTGTTGGTGGCGAACGATTCCGGTTTGATGCACATTGCCGAGGCGGTTAAAACGCCGGTGCTCATGCTGGCAGGCTCGACGACGCGCGAGCTGGGATTTTTTCCGCAGCGCGCCCACTCGCGCGTGCTGGAAAACCAAACGCTGGCCTGCCGTCCGTGCAGTCATCTTGGTTATGACGCGTGCCCGGCCGGCCATTTTCGCTGCATGCGCGAGCTGACACCGGCGCTGGTTCTGGCGGAGTTGCAACACATGCTGCGGCTGGCGCGCAGCGCAGAAGAGTTGCATGATTGCTAA
- a CDS encoding DUF2911 domain-containing protein, which translates to MKLFFRLMRAGLLSMAMLTLIMCSKSEQPQAEPAAEQPAAEAPAEESNRGTASATFGAMAVSIDYGRPQLQGRDMLAQATDGMVWRMGMNEATEIKTDANLHFGETVIPAGSYSLWMKKVAGDNWELIFNKKTGIWGHEYPAADDLAAVPLTMSTTPESVETFTVELAANSETEGTLTAKWGTSVLSANFEVSAAAEN; encoded by the coding sequence ATGAAGCTGTTTTTTCGACTGATGCGAGCGGGGTTGTTGAGCATGGCCATGCTGACCTTGATCATGTGCAGCAAAAGTGAACAGCCGCAAGCCGAGCCTGCGGCAGAGCAACCGGCGGCAGAAGCGCCTGCGGAAGAAAGCAATCGCGGCACGGCAAGCGCCACTTTTGGCGCGATGGCGGTGAGCATCGATTACGGGCGGCCGCAATTGCAAGGCCGCGACATGCTGGCGCAGGCCACTGACGGCATGGTGTGGCGCATGGGTATGAACGAAGCCACCGAAATCAAAACGGATGCCAATCTGCACTTTGGCGAAACCGTGATTCCTGCCGGCAGCTATTCGTTGTGGATGAAAAAAGTGGCGGGCGACAACTGGGAGCTCATTTTCAACAAGAAAACCGGCATCTGGGGACATGAGTATCCGGCAGCCGATGACCTGGCAGCGGTTCCTCTGACCATGTCGACGACTCCGGAATCTGTAGAGACGTTCACGGTTGAACTTGCGGCGAACAGTGAAACCGAAGGCACGTTGACCGCAAAATGGGGCACGAGTGTGCTGTCGGCAAATTTCGAAGTGAGCGCCGCCGCAGAAAATTAA
- a CDS encoding arginine--tRNA ligase — MIIDAEKYLQEIIARALQTLGWPAGAGEPRDHAEAIVINRPRQEGFGDFATPIAMNLAKALKKSPKILAQELTAALQYDDAVIDTITIDGPGFINFRLTPRYWQNTLAEILKKRDTFGTSNWAHNQKINIEFVSANPTGPLNVVNARAASIGDVLANLLQAAGAQVTREYYINDAGQRVKALGYSISSRYMDLFRIAEPFPEDGYHGEYVKDLAVALYKEFGDRFVSMSLDERSREFTRIGLERMIAAQRQTLAEFRVQYDVWFSEQSLLDSRREDDVLQLLQEKGGSYEKDGAVWFRSARFGDEQDRVLVKKDGEPTYFLGDIAYHMDKFRRGFTQLYDLWGPDHHGHVARMKAAMTALGYPSGSLEVLIIQQVNLLSGGETVKMSKRRGKIIEMRELLEEVGVDAARYFFLMRTLDTPMDFDLDLAKKQTDENPVYYVQYAHARVCNILHYAAEQAHVSGAGADLSLLRKAEEIGVMKKLAEFPEVVSKAAKFLEPHRVTNFLQETASAFHHFYQKHRVVGNDAALTQARLQLVEGVRTVLANALRLLNVSAPERM, encoded by the coding sequence ATGATAATCGACGCAGAAAAATATCTTCAAGAAATCATCGCACGCGCCCTGCAAACCCTTGGCTGGCCTGCCGGCGCCGGCGAACCGCGCGATCACGCCGAAGCCATCGTCATCAACCGCCCCCGGCAAGAAGGCTTTGGCGATTTTGCCACACCGATCGCGATGAATTTGGCCAAGGCGCTGAAAAAATCGCCCAAAATCCTGGCGCAAGAATTGACCGCGGCGTTGCAATATGATGACGCGGTGATCGACACGATCACCATCGACGGCCCGGGATTCATCAATTTTCGCCTGACCCCGCGATATTGGCAAAACACGCTCGCCGAAATTTTGAAAAAACGCGACACCTTCGGCACAAGCAATTGGGCGCACAATCAAAAAATTAACATCGAATTCGTGAGCGCCAACCCTACCGGGCCGCTGAACGTCGTGAATGCGCGCGCCGCCTCCATCGGCGACGTGCTGGCGAATTTATTGCAAGCTGCCGGCGCGCAAGTCACGCGCGAGTATTACATCAATGACGCCGGCCAGCGCGTGAAAGCGCTGGGCTATTCGATCAGCTCACGCTATATGGATTTGTTCCGGATCGCAGAGCCGTTTCCGGAAGACGGCTATCACGGCGAGTATGTCAAAGATCTTGCCGTGGCGTTGTATAAAGAATTCGGCGATCGCTTTGTGTCTATGTCACTAGACGAACGCAGCCGCGAATTTACCCGCATCGGACTCGAACGTATGATTGCCGCGCAGCGCCAAACGTTGGCCGAGTTTCGCGTGCAATATGATGTCTGGTTCAGCGAACAAAGTTTGCTGGACAGCCGGCGGGAAGACGACGTCCTGCAATTGCTGCAAGAAAAAGGCGGCAGCTACGAAAAAGACGGCGCCGTGTGGTTTCGTTCGGCGCGCTTCGGCGATGAGCAGGATCGCGTGCTGGTCAAAAAAGACGGCGAACCGACTTACTTTCTGGGCGACATCGCCTATCATATGGATAAGTTCCGGCGCGGTTTTACGCAGCTTTATGATTTGTGGGGGCCGGATCATCACGGCCATGTGGCGCGCATGAAAGCCGCCATGACGGCGCTCGGTTATCCCTCGGGCAGCCTCGAAGTCTTGATCATTCAACAAGTGAATCTGCTGAGCGGCGGTGAAACGGTCAAAATGTCGAAACGCCGGGGGAAAATCATCGAGATGCGCGAGTTGCTCGAAGAAGTCGGCGTCGATGCCGCGCGCTATTTCTTTTTGATGCGCACGCTTGACACGCCCATGGATTTCGATCTCGATCTCGCCAAGAAACAAACGGACGAGAATCCCGTGTACTACGTGCAATATGCGCATGCACGCGTGTGCAATATTCTTCATTACGCCGCTGAGCAGGCACACGTGAGCGGAGCTGGCGCTGATTTAAGCCTGTTGAGAAAAGCGGAAGAAATCGGGGTCATGAAAAAGCTGGCGGAATTTCCGGAAGTGGTGTCGAAAGCGGCAAAGTTTTTGGAACCGCATCGCGTCACAAACTTCTTGCAGGAAACCGCTTCGGCGTTTCATCATTTTTATCAGAAACATCGCGTGGTTGGAAACGACGCCGCACTGACGCAAGCCCGCCTGCAATTGGTCGAAGGTGTGCGTACAGTACTGGCAAATGCGCTGCGCCTGTTGAACGTGAGTGCGCCCGAGCGCATGTAG
- the rsfS gene encoding ribosome silencing factor produces MASHELAVQAAQCALEKKGGEIKLFDLRKLTSITDFFLICTGNTDTHVQAIADHIVEQLALRQVKPWHIEGRENLRWVLIDYIDVVVHVFQPEVREFYGLERLWGDADVEEFRDE; encoded by the coding sequence CTGGCGTCGCATGAGCTTGCCGTGCAAGCAGCGCAGTGCGCGCTGGAAAAGAAAGGCGGAGAGATCAAGCTCTTCGATTTGCGCAAGCTCACCAGCATTACCGACTTTTTTTTGATCTGCACCGGCAACACCGATACCCACGTGCAGGCGATTGCCGATCACATCGTCGAACAACTGGCCCTGCGGCAGGTCAAACCCTGGCATATTGAAGGCCGCGAGAATCTGCGCTGGGTTTTGATCGATTATATCGACGTCGTCGTGCATGTTTTTCAACCCGAGGTGCGCGAGTTTTACGGCCTTGAACGCCTGTGGGGCGACGCCGACGTCGAAGAGTTTCGAGATGAATAA